The proteins below come from a single Nocardioides eburneiflavus genomic window:
- a CDS encoding OmpL47-type beta-barrel domain-containing protein — protein MSTTPRSIPRGSTARRSRAGTALLAVLALVGSVLLGAVVAAPAQAHPGHGHVLLFNEAPAGPWHDEAIAYGTPKIKAALEAEGMTVTVSSDSSVFTDENLAQFDAMVAFQINGDPWTAAEKAAMERWMQAGGGIAAIHNATDMRGNYPWWDSMIGALMPGHSAQDIPAVVRNEDVTHPSTEHFQGTDEVTRWMRNDEWYNFNRNVRGEAHVLQTMDESTYNPGSNAQGYDHPITWCKPYDGGRFWSTALGHFPKNYDEPEFMDMIIGGVKYVAGMVEGDCGGTVWSNFERIPLDQNTSAPFAIDVADDGKVFYTELVRGQLRMYDPVTQAVTTVLTLPVYSGGEDGLLGVALDPDFATNGHIFLYRSAASPNDSSPDNFWSTVSRFTFENGAVDPATEKVIIRIPARRLPDEPGHTGGGLDIDDDGTLFIGVGDDVNPHSEPSGGYAPLSERAGTFHDARETSANTNDLRGKILRITPLDEPGQPGAGSSYTIPEGNLFPESEDVGRDKTLPEIYAMGFRNPFRFSIDSETGWLSMADYSPDNGTDAPDTRGPAGIAEWNLIKSAGNYGWPLCMGGNHNGQNPNGEPFRDVDYGSTTPLNPPVVGDYFDCANPVNDSVRNTGLTNLPPARAADMYYGYRRSSVGAIPQGGGLAPMGGPIYRYDETLESDTKFPESYDGKPFFYDWARNKMYNIQLKDPAAAQGSQVEKVNPFLPDVPFLAPIDSKFGPDGSMYVLDWGGGYGRDNPTSGLYRIDYISGSRSPVARIDAEPDSGQAPLEVAFDGSGSTDPEDEALTYEWDFDADGTTDETGVTATHVFEDEGVFDARLTVTDPAGKTGTTTVPITVGNTRPVVELETPPDGSFFDFGDEVGWQVRVTDPEEETVDPQAVEVQPALGHDDHAHPLVASRGLTGSTVTSVGGHAADENIFYAIDARYTDTGGAGGENPLLGSDTSVIFPKLRQAEWFDAKSDTATVAPGRDPAGGGQVVVGKDGAWVSFEPVNFHRIDDFHLRVQAASAGGTIELRKGSPTGELVGSAEVPATGQQFRDVAVDVSALGNETMDLHLVFTGPGDIKLNFFEAVGQGISPTAKPVVAITAPVDGDELDPGAEVAVAADASDADGSVSKVEFFAGDTKIGEDDTAPYAATWTAPAEEGLYELTAKATDDEGNVTTSRLVQVQVGELFGDLVPFSNVNGEFERLGAGAFRISGAGANAWQGTDQYTTLFKPGGGDDEYDAIVRVDASTLNHNSGKAGLLVRNDMTQPGVSPGYAILAWRRASGMEFLTDPDGNGQLNASVAGGTSTVPKWLKLSRRGNQVSAYWSNNGTSWTQVGAAVTLAGIGATQDVGMFIMAHESAVRTADFSQFAIDSDPQEPEPEPETPSEPLSCVTGPVSDEFDSPALLPKWALRNAPGAPITQAGGSLRLPVTTGDINEASPGPVSFAGQPVPAGDWTATTKITLEHSSHWQWAGLVVHQSDDEYNKLAFVRHQNGTRLVEFQSETNGSRTTPAAPVVAADFPSTIHLRLTHVAGKLSGVYSADGSDWTALAGTLDLKTGSAARVGLMAAGDLGTTPRVAQVDWFRVTPDRTAPAVEADDEFDGSALDGCRWAESVRYNSNTESVADGHLRIATEPGDINGNNPIQPRNFILQDAPDGDWVAETKLKAPLEHRYQLAGLLMYGDDDNYAKADIVAFNAPGAALDLRAELAAEKGGAGVSGGDQVNIADTTESGYWWVQVTKTGTTYTAAVKSTAGASWTPIGDGITYDGPLNSIGLMAIGPEQEEPVTVEFDHFHLDGDEPPADTTAPVTTAGQAVVEDGVRVTLTATDESGGSGVASIEYRVDEGEWTDYTGPFTLTEPGTHTVEFRSTDVAGNEEATKSIEVVVEAADTDAPTTTITWSPAEADGEEGWYVTGPSFTLDAEDDGSGVASTEYSVDGGPWTTYDAAVAVPDGTHVIEFRSTDEAGNQEEVQSSEVEVDTVTPATSATHEKADDGGDSVVLEASDATSGVASTEYRVDGGDWETYVEPVLVTGAGEHTVEFRSTDVAGNVEEAQSIDVTVGGPPADTTAPVTTVRTAPASPDGSAGWFTTAPKVTLGATDAESGVARTEYRIGSGAWTAYTAPFTITAQGRQVLEVRSVDRDGNVETAQSREIAVDTGEPEVAISGIRARTYPSHQQAAVAWTATDATSGVRGVRATLDGEAVEAGEWSMWTLSTGRHVLTVTAADVAGHTSSQTVVFTVQATGKSVTKVVKALAADEEVGPKLATKLLQADKDARKAERSGDRKAARKELKQLRKLVRTKLDGELRAALLAQVRERLRQL, from the coding sequence ATGTCCACCACCCCGCGCTCGATCCCGCGAGGATCAACTGCCCGTCGCTCGCGCGCCGGCACCGCCCTGCTCGCCGTACTGGCCCTCGTCGGCAGCGTGCTGCTCGGCGCCGTCGTCGCCGCGCCCGCCCAGGCGCACCCCGGCCACGGCCACGTGCTGCTCTTCAACGAGGCACCGGCCGGTCCGTGGCACGACGAGGCGATCGCCTACGGCACGCCCAAGATCAAGGCGGCGCTGGAGGCGGAGGGGATGACCGTGACGGTCTCCTCCGACTCCTCGGTCTTCACCGACGAGAACCTCGCGCAATTCGACGCGATGGTCGCCTTCCAGATCAACGGCGACCCGTGGACCGCGGCGGAGAAGGCTGCGATGGAGCGGTGGATGCAGGCCGGCGGTGGCATCGCGGCGATCCACAACGCCACCGACATGCGCGGCAACTACCCGTGGTGGGACAGCATGATCGGCGCGCTGATGCCCGGTCACTCGGCCCAGGACATCCCGGCGGTCGTGCGCAACGAGGACGTCACCCACCCCTCCACCGAGCACTTCCAGGGCACCGACGAGGTGACCCGGTGGATGCGCAACGACGAGTGGTACAACTTCAACCGCAACGTCCGCGGCGAGGCCCACGTGCTGCAGACGATGGACGAGTCGACCTACAACCCCGGCTCCAACGCCCAGGGCTACGACCACCCGATCACCTGGTGCAAGCCCTACGACGGCGGCCGCTTCTGGAGCACCGCGCTCGGCCACTTCCCCAAGAACTACGACGAGCCCGAGTTCATGGACATGATCATCGGCGGCGTGAAGTACGTCGCGGGCATGGTCGAGGGTGACTGCGGCGGCACCGTGTGGAGCAACTTCGAGCGCATCCCGCTCGACCAGAACACCTCGGCGCCCTTCGCGATCGACGTCGCCGACGACGGCAAGGTCTTCTACACCGAGCTCGTCCGCGGCCAGCTGCGGATGTACGACCCGGTCACCCAGGCGGTCACGACGGTGCTGACGCTGCCGGTCTACTCCGGCGGCGAGGACGGTCTCCTCGGCGTCGCGCTCGACCCCGACTTCGCGACCAACGGGCACATCTTCCTCTACCGGTCGGCGGCCTCGCCCAACGACTCCTCCCCGGACAACTTCTGGTCCACCGTCTCCCGCTTCACCTTCGAGAACGGGGCGGTCGACCCCGCCACGGAGAAGGTCATCATCCGGATCCCGGCGCGGCGCCTTCCCGACGAGCCCGGCCACACCGGCGGCGGCCTCGACATCGACGACGACGGCACCCTCTTCATCGGCGTGGGTGACGACGTCAACCCCCACTCCGAGCCGTCCGGCGGGTACGCCCCGCTGTCCGAGCGCGCCGGCACCTTCCACGACGCCCGCGAGACCTCGGCCAACACCAACGACCTGCGCGGCAAGATCCTGCGCATCACGCCGCTCGACGAGCCGGGTCAGCCGGGCGCCGGCTCCAGCTACACCATCCCCGAGGGCAACCTGTTCCCCGAGTCCGAGGACGTCGGGCGCGACAAGACGCTCCCCGAGATCTACGCGATGGGCTTCCGCAACCCGTTCCGCTTCTCCATCGACAGCGAGACCGGCTGGCTGAGCATGGCCGACTACTCGCCCGACAACGGCACCGACGCCCCCGACACCCGCGGCCCCGCGGGCATCGCGGAGTGGAACCTCATCAAGAGCGCCGGCAACTACGGCTGGCCGCTCTGCATGGGTGGCAACCACAACGGACAGAACCCCAACGGCGAGCCGTTCCGCGACGTCGACTACGGCAGCACCACCCCGCTGAACCCGCCGGTCGTGGGTGACTACTTCGACTGCGCCAACCCGGTCAACGACTCGGTGCGCAACACCGGCCTGACCAACCTGCCCCCGGCGCGCGCCGCGGACATGTACTACGGCTACCGCCGCTCCTCCGTGGGCGCGATCCCGCAGGGCGGCGGCCTGGCCCCGATGGGCGGCCCGATCTACCGCTACGACGAGACCCTCGAGTCCGACACGAAGTTCCCCGAGTCGTACGACGGCAAGCCGTTCTTCTACGACTGGGCCCGCAACAAGATGTACAACATCCAGCTGAAGGACCCCGCCGCCGCGCAGGGCTCGCAGGTGGAGAAGGTCAACCCGTTCCTGCCCGACGTGCCCTTCCTGGCGCCCATCGACTCCAAGTTCGGCCCCGACGGCTCCATGTACGTCCTCGACTGGGGCGGCGGCTACGGGCGCGACAACCCCACGTCCGGGCTCTACCGCATCGACTACATCAGCGGCTCCCGCTCGCCGGTCGCCCGCATCGACGCCGAGCCCGACTCCGGCCAGGCGCCCCTCGAGGTGGCCTTCGACGGCAGTGGCTCGACCGACCCCGAGGACGAGGCGCTCACCTACGAGTGGGACTTCGACGCTGACGGCACCACCGACGAGACCGGTGTGACCGCCACGCACGTCTTCGAGGACGAGGGTGTCTTCGACGCCCGTCTGACCGTCACCGACCCGGCCGGCAAGACAGGTACGACGACGGTGCCGATCACGGTCGGCAACACCCGCCCGGTGGTCGAGCTCGAGACCCCGCCGGACGGCTCCTTCTTCGACTTCGGCGACGAGGTCGGCTGGCAGGTCCGGGTGACCGACCCGGAGGAGGAGACGGTCGACCCGCAGGCCGTCGAGGTGCAGCCCGCCCTCGGCCACGACGACCACGCGCACCCGCTGGTCGCCTCCCGCGGCCTGACCGGCAGCACCGTGACGAGCGTCGGCGGCCACGCGGCCGACGAGAACATCTTCTACGCCATCGACGCCCGCTACACCGACACCGGAGGGGCCGGCGGGGAGAACCCGCTGCTGGGCTCCGACACGTCGGTGATCTTCCCCAAGCTGCGGCAGGCCGAGTGGTTCGACGCCAAGTCGGACACCGCCACCGTGGCACCGGGACGCGACCCCGCCGGCGGCGGCCAGGTCGTGGTCGGCAAGGACGGCGCGTGGGTGAGCTTCGAGCCGGTGAACTTCCACCGGATCGACGACTTCCACCTGCGGGTCCAGGCCGCTTCGGCCGGCGGCACCATCGAGCTGCGCAAGGGCAGCCCGACCGGTGAGCTCGTCGGCAGCGCCGAGGTCCCGGCGACCGGCCAGCAGTTCCGCGACGTCGCGGTCGACGTGAGCGCTCTCGGCAACGAGACGATGGACCTGCACCTGGTCTTCACCGGCCCGGGCGACATCAAGCTCAACTTCTTCGAGGCCGTCGGCCAGGGCATCTCCCCCACCGCCAAGCCGGTCGTCGCCATCACCGCGCCCGTCGACGGGGACGAGCTCGACCCCGGCGCCGAGGTGGCCGTGGCCGCCGACGCGTCCGACGCCGACGGCTCGGTCTCGAAGGTCGAGTTCTTCGCCGGGGACACCAAGATCGGCGAGGACGACACGGCGCCGTACGCCGCGACGTGGACCGCTCCCGCCGAGGAGGGGCTCTACGAGCTGACCGCGAAGGCGACCGACGACGAGGGGAACGTCACCACCTCACGCCTCGTGCAGGTGCAGGTGGGCGAGCTGTTCGGCGACCTGGTCCCGTTCAGCAACGTCAACGGTGAGTTCGAGCGCCTCGGCGCCGGCGCGTTCCGGATCTCCGGCGCGGGCGCCAACGCGTGGCAGGGCACCGACCAGTACACGACGCTGTTCAAGCCCGGCGGCGGTGACGACGAGTACGACGCCATCGTGCGGGTCGACGCCAGCACGCTCAACCACAACTCGGGCAAGGCCGGCCTCCTCGTCCGCAACGACATGACGCAGCCCGGCGTCTCGCCCGGCTACGCCATTCTCGCGTGGCGCCGCGCCAGCGGGATGGAGTTCCTCACCGACCCCGACGGCAACGGACAGCTCAACGCGTCCGTCGCCGGCGGCACCAGCACGGTGCCCAAGTGGCTGAAGCTCAGCCGCCGCGGCAACCAGGTGTCGGCGTACTGGTCCAACAACGGCACGTCGTGGACCCAGGTCGGCGCAGCAGTCACCCTGGCCGGCATCGGCGCGACGCAGGACGTCGGCATGTTCATCATGGCCCACGAGTCCGCCGTCCGGACGGCCGACTTCTCGCAGTTCGCGATCGACAGCGACCCGCAGGAGCCCGAGCCCGAGCCGGAGACCCCGAGCGAGCCGCTGAGCTGCGTCACCGGACCCGTCTCCGACGAGTTCGACTCCCCGGCGCTGCTGCCCAAGTGGGCCCTGCGCAACGCTCCCGGTGCGCCGATCACGCAGGCCGGCGGCTCGCTCCGCCTGCCCGTCACGACCGGTGACATCAACGAGGCGAGCCCCGGACCGGTGAGCTTCGCCGGCCAGCCGGTGCCCGCCGGTGACTGGACCGCCACCACGAAGATCACGCTGGAGCACAGCTCGCACTGGCAGTGGGCCGGCCTGGTCGTGCACCAGTCGGACGACGAGTACAACAAGCTCGCGTTCGTGCGGCACCAGAACGGGACCCGGCTCGTGGAGTTCCAGTCCGAGACCAACGGCTCGCGCACCACGCCTGCCGCGCCGGTCGTGGCCGCGGACTTCCCGAGCACGATCCACCTGCGGCTCACCCACGTCGCGGGCAAGCTCAGCGGGGTGTACTCCGCCGACGGGTCCGACTGGACCGCGCTGGCCGGCACGCTCGACCTCAAGACCGGGTCGGCTGCGCGGGTCGGGCTGATGGCGGCCGGTGACCTCGGCACCACGCCGCGGGTCGCGCAGGTCGACTGGTTCCGGGTGACCCCGGACCGTACGGCTCCCGCGGTCGAGGCCGACGACGAGTTCGACGGCAGCGCGCTCGACGGCTGCCGCTGGGCGGAGTCGGTGCGCTACAACTCGAACACCGAGTCGGTGGCCGACGGCCACCTGAGGATCGCGACAGAGCCGGGCGACATCAACGGCAACAACCCGATCCAGCCGCGCAACTTCATCCTGCAGGACGCGCCCGACGGTGACTGGGTGGCCGAGACCAAGCTCAAGGCCCCGCTCGAGCACCGCTACCAGCTGGCCGGTCTGCTGATGTACGGCGACGACGACAACTACGCCAAGGCCGACATCGTGGCCTTCAACGCACCGGGTGCTGCGCTCGACCTGCGGGCCGAGCTGGCCGCGGAGAAGGGAGGCGCCGGCGTCAGCGGCGGGGACCAGGTCAACATCGCCGACACCACCGAGAGCGGCTACTGGTGGGTGCAGGTGACCAAGACCGGCACGACGTACACCGCCGCGGTGAAGTCGACCGCGGGTGCGTCGTGGACGCCCATCGGCGACGGCATCACCTATGACGGACCGCTCAACTCCATCGGCCTGATGGCGATCGGTCCCGAGCAGGAGGAGCCGGTGACGGTCGAGTTCGACCACTTCCACCTCGACGGCGACGAGCCGCCGGCCGACACGACCGCGCCGGTCACCACCGCCGGTCAGGCCGTGGTCGAGGACGGCGTGCGGGTCACGCTGACCGCGACCGACGAGTCCGGCGGGTCGGGCGTCGCGTCCATCGAGTACCGCGTCGACGAGGGGGAGTGGACCGACTACACGGGTCCGTTCACCCTGACCGAGCCGGGTACTCACACGGTCGAGTTCCGCTCGACCGACGTGGCCGGCAACGAGGAGGCGACGAAGAGCATCGAGGTCGTCGTCGAGGCCGCCGACACCGACGCACCGACCACGACCATCACCTGGTCGCCGGCCGAGGCCGACGGTGAGGAGGGCTGGTACGTCACCGGTCCGAGCTTCACCCTCGACGCCGAGGACGACGGCTCGGGCGTCGCGTCGACGGAGTACAGCGTCGACGGCGGCCCGTGGACGACGTACGACGCCGCGGTCGCGGTCCCCGACGGGACGCACGTCATCGAGTTCCGCTCGACCGACGAGGCCGGCAACCAGGAGGAGGTGCAGTCCTCGGAGGTCGAGGTCGACACCGTCACCCCGGCGACGAGTGCGACGCACGAGAAGGCCGACGACGGCGGCGACTCGGTGGTGCTCGAAGCCAGCGACGCCACCTCCGGCGTCGCGTCGACCGAGTACCGCGTCGACGGTGGCGACTGGGAGACGTACGTCGAGCCGGTCCTCGTGACCGGGGCAGGCGAGCACACGGTCGAGTTCCGCTCGACCGACGTCGCTGGCAACGTGGAGGAGGCGCAGTCGATCGACGTCACCGTCGGCGGCCCGCCAGCCGACACCACGGCGCCGGTGACCACCGTGCGGACCGCCCCGGCGTCGCCCGACGGCAGCGCCGGCTGGTTCACCACGGCTCCGAAGGTCACGCTCGGCGCGACCGACGCCGAGTCCGGGGTGGCACGCACCGAGTACCGCATCGGCAGCGGCGCGTGGACGGCGTACACGGCTCCGTTCACCATCACCGCGCAGGGCCGCCAGGTCCTGGAGGTGCGGTCGGTGGACCGGGACGGCAACGTCGAGACGGCGCAGTCGCGCGAGATCGCGGTCGACACCGGTGAGCCGGAGGTCGCGATCTCGGGGATCCGGGCACGCACCTACCCCAGCCACCAGCAGGCGGCGGTGGCGTGGACGGCGACGGACGCGACGTCCGGGGTCCGCGGCGTGCGGGCGACGCTCGACGGCGAGGCGGTCGAGGCGGGCGAGTGGTCCATGTGGACGCTCTCCACCGGACGCCACGTCCTGACCGTCACCGCGGCGGACGTGGCCGGCCACACCAGCTCGCAGACGGTGGTCTTCACCGTGCAGGCGACCGGGAAGTCGGTCACCAAGGTGGTGAAGGCGCTGGCCGCCGACGAGGAGGTCGGGCCGAAGCTCGCCACCAAGCTGCTCCAGGCCGACAAGGACGCTCGCAAGGCCGAGCGTTCCGGCGACCGGAAGGCGGCGAGGAAGGAGCTGAAGCAGCT
- a CDS encoding ArsA-related P-loop ATPase has translation MTAPADRPVDWPKVRLHVVTGKGGTGKSTVAAALALALAGSGRNVLLCEVEGRQGIARMFDVDPLPYEERRIAKGAPDVDGRAGQVHALHVDAESALLEYLAMYYKLGRAGKALDRFGVIDFATTIAPGVRDVLLTGKVYEAVQRPRGGRTREQITYDAVVLDAPPTGRICQFLGVNSELAGLAKVGPIKSQADKVMELLRSTRTAVHLVTILEEMPVQETSDGIAELRAAGLPVGGIVVNLVRPQALSPGALAQVRDDAVDPTAITSELSRARVDVDAALVRALVAEARDHAVRRQLEDEQRALVAAEGLPTYELPRIAAGIDHGALVELAQLLRHQAMA, from the coding sequence GTGACCGCCCCCGCCGACCGCCCCGTCGACTGGCCGAAGGTCCGTCTGCACGTCGTCACCGGCAAGGGCGGCACCGGCAAGTCCACGGTCGCCGCCGCCCTCGCGCTGGCACTCGCCGGATCGGGGCGCAACGTGCTGCTGTGCGAGGTGGAGGGCCGGCAGGGGATCGCCCGGATGTTCGACGTCGACCCCCTCCCCTACGAGGAACGCCGCATCGCCAAGGGCGCGCCCGACGTCGACGGCCGGGCCGGGCAGGTGCACGCCCTGCACGTCGATGCCGAGTCGGCGCTGCTGGAGTACCTCGCGATGTACTACAAGCTCGGCCGGGCCGGGAAGGCGCTCGACCGCTTCGGCGTCATCGACTTCGCCACGACCATCGCCCCCGGTGTGCGGGACGTGCTGCTGACCGGCAAGGTCTACGAGGCGGTCCAGCGGCCCCGCGGCGGGCGCACCCGGGAGCAGATCACGTACGACGCCGTGGTGCTCGACGCGCCGCCCACCGGGCGGATCTGCCAGTTCCTCGGGGTCAACTCCGAGCTGGCCGGGCTCGCCAAGGTCGGCCCGATCAAGTCGCAGGCCGACAAGGTGATGGAGCTGCTGCGCTCGACGCGCACCGCCGTGCACCTCGTCACGATCCTCGAGGAGATGCCCGTGCAGGAGACCTCCGACGGGATCGCCGAGCTGCGCGCCGCGGGGTTGCCGGTCGGCGGCATCGTGGTCAACCTCGTCCGCCCGCAGGCGCTCAGCCCGGGGGCGCTCGCGCAGGTGCGCGACGACGCGGTCGACCCCACCGCAATCACCTCCGAGCTCAGTCGCGCGCGGGTCGACGTCGACGCGGCCCTGGTCCGCGCGCTCGTCGCCGAGGCCCGCGACCACGCCGTACGCCGGCAGCTCGAGGACGAGCAGCGCGCCCTCGTGGCGGCCGAGGGCCTGCCGACCTACGAGCTGCCCCGCATCGCCGCCGGCATCGACCACGGCGCGCTCGTCGAGCTCGCCCAGCTCCTGCGCCACCAGGCCATGGCATGA
- a CDS encoding ArsA family ATPase has translation MNPTPTLDIDALLDDRTTEIIVCCGSGGVGKTTTSAALALRAAERGRKVVVLTIDPARRLAQSMGIEQLDNTPRPVPGVGAEAGGSLDAMMLDMKRTFDEVVESQASPEKARQILENPFYVALSSSFAGTQEYMAMEKLGQLHRQALEDGSHDLIVVDTPPSRSALDFLDAPERLSSFLDGRFIRLLLAPARGPARLMTAGFSVVTNALTKVLGAQVLRDMQTFVAAFDTLFGGFRQRADQTFALLQADGTAFVVVAAPEPDALREAAYFVDRLTDDEMPLAGLVVNRVSPAARTDLSAEAAITAADRLRSGDSSSLTAGLLQLHADRVRIVEREQHLCERFAASHPQVPTAFVPALAEDVHDLDGLRTIGEGLADQA, from the coding sequence ATGAATCCCACCCCGACGTTGGACATCGACGCCCTCCTCGACGACCGGACCACCGAGATCATCGTGTGCTGCGGGTCGGGCGGCGTCGGCAAGACCACCACGTCGGCCGCCCTCGCGCTGCGCGCGGCCGAGCGCGGCCGCAAGGTCGTCGTGCTGACGATCGACCCGGCCCGCCGGCTCGCGCAGTCGATGGGCATCGAACAGCTCGACAACACCCCGCGGCCGGTGCCGGGCGTCGGGGCCGAGGCCGGCGGCTCGCTCGACGCGATGATGCTCGACATGAAGCGGACCTTCGACGAGGTCGTCGAGTCCCAGGCCAGCCCCGAGAAGGCTCGGCAGATCCTGGAGAACCCGTTCTACGTCGCACTCTCGAGCTCGTTCGCCGGGACCCAGGAGTACATGGCGATGGAGAAGCTCGGCCAGCTCCACCGGCAGGCGCTCGAGGACGGCAGCCACGACCTGATCGTCGTCGACACGCCGCCGTCGCGCTCCGCGCTCGACTTCCTCGACGCGCCCGAGCGGCTGTCGAGCTTCCTCGACGGACGATTCATCCGGCTGCTGCTTGCCCCCGCCCGCGGTCCGGCGCGACTGATGACAGCCGGCTTCTCGGTCGTCACCAACGCCCTGACCAAGGTCCTCGGCGCCCAGGTGCTGCGCGACATGCAGACCTTCGTGGCGGCGTTCGACACGCTCTTCGGCGGATTCCGCCAGCGGGCCGACCAGACCTTCGCCCTGCTCCAGGCCGACGGGACCGCGTTCGTCGTGGTCGCCGCACCCGAGCCCGACGCGCTCCGCGAGGCCGCCTACTTCGTCGACCGGCTCACCGACGACGAGATGCCGCTGGCCGGTCTCGTCGTCAACCGGGTCAGTCCGGCGGCGCGTACGGACCTCTCGGCCGAGGCGGCGATCACCGCCGCCGACCGGTTGCGGTCCGGCGACTCCTCGTCACTCACGGCCGGGCTGCTGCAGCTCCACGCGGACCGGGTCCGCATCGTCGAGCGCGAGCAGCACCTGTGCGAGCGGTTCGCCGCCTCGCACCCCCAGGTGCCGACGGCGTTCGTCCCGGCGCTCGCCGAGGACGTCCACGACCTCGACGGCCTGCGCACGATCGGCGAGGGGCTCGCCGACCAGGCATAG
- a CDS encoding WhiB family transcriptional regulator, with the protein MWVEDWAARAACKGDTPDALFVRGAEQNKAKQVCAGCPVRTECLAEALDNQIEWGVWGGMTERERRALLRRRPDSSWRSILETARTKVESPSVTV; encoded by the coding sequence ATGTGGGTCGAGGACTGGGCGGCACGCGCCGCATGCAAGGGCGACACGCCGGACGCACTCTTCGTGCGAGGTGCGGAGCAGAACAAGGCCAAGCAGGTCTGCGCCGGTTGCCCCGTGCGTACGGAGTGCCTGGCCGAGGCGCTCGACAACCAGATCGAGTGGGGCGTGTGGGGCGGCATGACCGAGCGTGAGCGCCGTGCGCTGCTCCGCCGCCGGCCCGACTCGTCGTGGCGCTCCATCCTGGAGACCGCCCGCACCAAGGTCGAGTCTCCCTCCGTCACCGTCTGA